In the genome of Vanacampus margaritifer isolate UIUO_Vmar chromosome 1, RoL_Vmar_1.0, whole genome shotgun sequence, one region contains:
- the nppa gene encoding natriuretic peptides A, producing MRALVLWGLLPLLCQYTLVSSHVLGRTSSPDDLAQLKSLLERFEETLAQAAQEDTSEMDYATMNQETERSQTNRGWNREQDREQEPAPVERSQAAAEDQRSQRNRLLDLLVTARKRASGCFVARMDRIGNTSGLGCNNSRG from the exons ATGAGGGCTTTGGTCCTGTGGGGCCTGCTGCCCCTGCTGTGTCAATACACACTGGTGAGCAGCCACGTTTTGGGAAGGACATCTTCTCCTGATGATTTGGCCCAGCTCAAG TCTTTGCTTGAGCGCTTTGAGGAGACTCTGGCCCAAGCAGCTCAGGAGGACACCTCCGAAATGGACTATGCAACGATGAACCAAGAAACGGAACGCAGCCAGACCAACCGAGGATGGAACAGGGAGCAGGACAGGGAGCAAGAACCTGCGCCAGTGGAACGATCCCAAGCAGCGGCTGAAGACCAAAGGAGTCAAAGGAACCGCCTACTGGACCTGCTGGTGACAGCCAGAAAGCGGGCATCGGGCTGCTTTGTTGCCAGGATGGATCGGATAGGGAACACAAGTGGTCTGGGGTGCAACAATTCAAGAG gaTAG
- the nppb gene encoding natriuretic peptides B, which produces MAFSSFVACGLLLLLLKVQLFSAYPVSTSLTSSDMDILSGFLHRLEEWLPEMDQRLPAGKDNTFDELNMEADAQQPRDALDEASIREFLSAKNLKSVRSDSSRKSSGCFGRRMDRIGSRSSLGCNNVG; this is translated from the exons atggcCTTTTCTTCCTTTGTTGCCTGcggccttctcctcctcctcttgaaAGTTCAGCTATTCAGTGCATATCCTGTTAGCACCAGCTTGACCTCCAGTGACATGGACATCTTAAGT GGCTTCCTTCACAGATTAGAGGAGTGGCTTCCAGAGATGGATCAGAGGCTCCCTGCAGGGAAGGACAACACTTTTGATGAGCTGAACATGGAAGCTGATGCACAGCAGCCACGGGACGCTTTGGACGAAGCTTCAATCAGGGAGTTTCTCTCTGCCAAAAACCTGAAGAGCGTCCGCAGTGACTCCAGCAGGAAATCTTCTGGTTGCTTTGGTCGCCGTATGGACCGGATAGGTTCCAGGAGCTCCCTAGGATGCAACAATGTTGGCTGA
- the nppal gene encoding natriuretic peptide A-like — translation MNLIVSLCCFHLLLVLDYVRGKPMSDIQSLKQILDEINDLPRPSSEEMQERGGNEEKSKHGAPQGRPWESPDTNDSALEAKADVLALLFKDLFRTSKRNWARYRKGGLRSCFGVRLDRIGSFSGLGC, via the exons atgaaccTCATTGTGTCACTTTGCTGCTTTCATCTCCTTTTAGTGCTTGATTATGTCCGAGGCAAGCCCATGTCTGATATACAG AGTTTGAAGCAGATTTTAGACGAGATCAACGACTTGCCTCGTCCCTCGTCAGAGGAGATGCAAGAGAGAGGCGGCAATGAAGAGAAGTCAAAGCACGGAGCTCCACAGGGGCGCCCGTGGGAATCCCCCGACACCAACGACTCGGCACTGGAGGCTAAAGCAGACGTCCTTGCGCTTCTCTTCAAAGATCTGTTCCGGACCTCCAAGCGTAACTGGGCCCGGTACAGAAAAGGCGGGCTGAGGAGCTGCTTCGGCGTTCGCCTGGATCGGATCGGGTCTTTCAGCGGATTGGGATGTTGA
- the clcn6 gene encoding H(+)/Cl(-) exchange transporter 6 isoform X1, which translates to MACCGNCFGCRRCSDEEARTPEELTILGEIRDEEDEILPRKDYESLDYDRCVSEPFVEILEGMDNKKAKNYEALRWVMVFAIGASVGLLGLFVDYFVHFFTKLKFSLVGYSVEECSEKGCLPLSLLELLAFNMTFIFIASVLVLIEPLAAGSGIPEIKSYLNGVKIPGIVRLQTFLCKAVGVVFSVAGGLFVGKEGPMIHSGAIVGAGLPQFQSITFKRIQLNFPFFRSDRDKRDFVSAGAAAGVAAAFGAPIGGTLFSLEEGSSFWNQALTWKVLFCSMSATFTLNFFRSGINFNKWGSFQLPGLLNFGEFKCSDGDKNCHLWTAVDLAFFVLMGLVGGLLGALFNCMNKNLSKYRMRHIHPKAKFIRVLESLLVAMVTTVVVFAASMLLGECRDLYSPTGHNNTLSVGEDINSTLRQYFCSNKTYNDMATLFFNPQEAAIHQLFHQDGTFSPVTLSVFFLLYFLLACWTYGVSVPSGLFVPSLLCGAAFGRLVANILKVKLGMDIYAGTFALIGAAAFLGGVVRMTISLTVILIESTNEITYGLPIMITLMVAKWTGDLFNKGIYDIHIQLKGVPLLEWETEVELDKLTASDIMEPNLTYVYPHTRVQSLVSILRTTIYHAFPVVTENRPNEQDFMKGNILVSNNIHFKKSSVVSRASEQRRRCQSMKSYPSSELRNVCDEQRAAVEPAEEGEDLLQQMLERRHMPYPNLCPDQSPSEEWTMEERFRPLTFHGLILRSQLVNLLMRGVCYSENQPSATQPRLTYAEMTEDYPRFPDIHDLDLTQLSPRMIVDVTPYMNPCPYTVSPNTRISQVFNLFRTMGLRHLPVVNAVGEIVGIITRHNLTHEFLVAKLRQHYITI; encoded by the exons ATGGCGTGTTGTGGGAACTGTTTCGGCTGCAGGCGTTGTAGTGACGAAGAGGCGCGTACGCCAGAGGAATTG ACAATTCTTGGGGAAATTCGTGATGAAGAAGATGAGATTCTGCCAAGGAAGGACTATGAG aGCCTGGATTATGACCGATGTGTCAGTGAACCCTTTGTGGAGATTTTGGAGGGGATGGACAATAAG AAAGCTAAAAACTATGAAGCGCTGCGATGGGTGATGGTGTTTGCGATTGGAGCATCTGTTGGATTG CTGGGTCTGTTTGTGGATTACTTTGTACACTTCTTCACCAAACTCAAGTTTTCTTTGGTTGGTTATT CTGTCGAGGAGTGCAGTGAAAAAGGCTGCCTCCCTTTGTCTCTGCTGGAGCTGCTGGCGTTCAACATGACTTTCATCTTCATTGCCAGTGTGCTTGTCCTCATCGAG cCCTTAGCTGCAGGCTCGGGGATTCCTGAAATCAAAAGTTACTTGAACGGAGTGAAGATTCCCGGGATCGTCCGGCTACAAACGTTTCTCTGCAAAGCTGTTGGAGTTGTGTTTAGTGTAGCTGGAG GTCTTTTTGTGGGCAAAGAAGGTCCAATGATACACAGTGGCGCCATTGTGGGAGCCGGCCTTCCTCAG TTTCAGAGCATCACTTTTAAGagaattcaattaaattttcCCTTCTTCCGGAGTGACAG GGACAAGCGAGACTTTGTGTCTGCTGGTGCTGCCGCTGGAGTCGCTGCTGCCTTTGGTGCTCCTATCGGAGGGACCCTGTTCAGCCTGGAGGAGGGCTCCTCTTTCTGGAACCAGGCCCTCACTTGGAAAGTG CTATTTTGCTCAATGTCTGCTACATTCACCCTCAACTTTTTCCGTTCTGGGATCAACTTCAACAAGTGGGGTTCCTTCCAGCTGCCTGGCCTGCTCAACTTTGGAGAGTTTAAG TGTTCCGATGGAGACAAAAACTGCCACTTGTGGACTGCAGTAGACCTGGCCTTCTTTGTCTTGATGGGGTTAGTGGGTGGCCTCTTGGGGGCGCTGTTCAACTGCATGAACAAAAACCTGTCCAAGTATCGCATGAGACACATCCACCCCAAGGCCAAGTTTATCAG AGTTTTAGAGAGCCTtctggttgccatggtgacgacgGTGGTGGTCTTCGCCGCATCCATGTTGTTGGGCGAATGCAGGGACTTGTACTCTCCTACAGGCCATAACAACACG ctttcTGTTGGTGAGGATATCAACTCAACCCTCCGCCAGTACTTCTGCTCCAACAAGACGTATAACGACATGGCCACATTGTTCTTCAACCCGCAGGAGGCTGCCATCCACCAGCTTTTCCACCAGGATG GTACCTTCAGCCCCGTGACTCTGTCAGTGTTCTTCCTGCTTTACTTCCTGTTGGCCTGTTGGACCTACGGCGTGTCAGTACCCAGTGGTCTCTTCGTCCCTTCACTGCTGTGTGGGGCCGCATTTGGACGTTTGGTTGCCAACATCCTAAAAGT AAAACTGGGAATGGACATTTACGCTGGGACGTTTGCTCTCATTGGAGCTGCTGCATTCCTCGGAGGTGTCGTCAGGATGACCATCAGCCTTACGGTCATCCTCATTGAATCCACTAATGAAATCACATATGGACTCCCTATTATGATCACCCTAATG GTTGCAAAATGGACGGGGGATTTGTTCAACAAGGGCATCTATGACATTCACATCCAGTTGAAAGGAGTGCCACTTCTGGAGTGGGAGACTGAGGTTGAGCTGGACAA GCTGACTGCAAGCGACATAATGGAGCCCAACCTCACCTACGTATACCCTCACACCCGGGTCCAATCTCTAGTCAGCATCTTGCGCACCACCATTTACCACGCCTTCCCTGTGGTCACCGAAAATCGGCCAAACGAGCAGGACTTCATGAAGGGCAACATCCTTGTCAGCAACAACATCCACTTCAAG AAATCCAGCGTGGTATCACGTGCGAGTGAGCAGAGACGACGCTGCCAATCCATGAAGTCGTACCCCTCCAGCGAACTGAGGAATGTTTGTGACGAGCAGCGTGCCGCCGTGGAGCCGGCGGAGGAGGGAGAGGACCTCCTGCAGCAGATGTTGGAGAGGAG GCATATGCCCTACCCCAACCTGTGCCCAGACCAATCCCCCAGTGAGGAGTGGACAATGGAGGAGCGTTTTCGGCCGCTCACCTTCCACGGTCTCATCCTGCGCTCTCAACTGGTCAATCTGCTCATGAGAGGCGTGTGCTATTCTGAAAACCAGCCG AGTGCCACACAGCCCAGATTGACCTACGCAGAGATGACTGAAGATTACCCTCGTTTCCCTGATATCCACGACTTGGACCTGACCCAGCTCAGTCCCCGCATGATTGTG GATGTCACTCCCTACATGAACCCGTGTCCCTATACGGTGTCACCAAACACTCGCATCTCGCAGGTATTTAACCTGTTCAGAACAATGGGCCTACGGCATTTACCTGTGGTCAACGCTGTAGGAGAG ATTGTTGGTATAATCACAAGACATAATTTAACACATGAATTCCTTGTGGCCAAACTGCGACAGCACTACATCACTATTTAA
- the clcn6 gene encoding H(+)/Cl(-) exchange transporter 6 isoform X2, whose product MVFAIGASVGLLGLFVDYFVHFFTKLKFSLVGYSVEECSEKGCLPLSLLELLAFNMTFIFIASVLVLIEPLAAGSGIPEIKSYLNGVKIPGIVRLQTFLCKAVGVVFSVAGGLFVGKEGPMIHSGAIVGAGLPQFQSITFKRIQLNFPFFRSDRDKRDFVSAGAAAGVAAAFGAPIGGTLFSLEEGSSFWNQALTWKVLFCSMSATFTLNFFRSGINFNKWGSFQLPGLLNFGEFKCSDGDKNCHLWTAVDLAFFVLMGLVGGLLGALFNCMNKNLSKYRMRHIHPKAKFIRVLESLLVAMVTTVVVFAASMLLGECRDLYSPTGHNNTLSVGEDINSTLRQYFCSNKTYNDMATLFFNPQEAAIHQLFHQDGTFSPVTLSVFFLLYFLLACWTYGVSVPSGLFVPSLLCGAAFGRLVANILKVKLGMDIYAGTFALIGAAAFLGGVVRMTISLTVILIESTNEITYGLPIMITLMVAKWTGDLFNKGIYDIHIQLKGVPLLEWETEVELDKLTASDIMEPNLTYVYPHTRVQSLVSILRTTIYHAFPVVTENRPNEQDFMKGNILVSNNIHFKKSSVVSRASEQRRRCQSMKSYPSSELRNVCDEQRAAVEPAEEGEDLLQQMLERRHMPYPNLCPDQSPSEEWTMEERFRPLTFHGLILRSQLVNLLMRGVCYSENQPSATQPRLTYAEMTEDYPRFPDIHDLDLTQLSPRMIVDVTPYMNPCPYTVSPNTRISQVFNLFRTMGLRHLPVVNAVGEIVGIITRHNLTHEFLVAKLRQHYITI is encoded by the exons ATGGTGTTTGCGATTGGAGCATCTGTTGGATTG CTGGGTCTGTTTGTGGATTACTTTGTACACTTCTTCACCAAACTCAAGTTTTCTTTGGTTGGTTATT CTGTCGAGGAGTGCAGTGAAAAAGGCTGCCTCCCTTTGTCTCTGCTGGAGCTGCTGGCGTTCAACATGACTTTCATCTTCATTGCCAGTGTGCTTGTCCTCATCGAG cCCTTAGCTGCAGGCTCGGGGATTCCTGAAATCAAAAGTTACTTGAACGGAGTGAAGATTCCCGGGATCGTCCGGCTACAAACGTTTCTCTGCAAAGCTGTTGGAGTTGTGTTTAGTGTAGCTGGAG GTCTTTTTGTGGGCAAAGAAGGTCCAATGATACACAGTGGCGCCATTGTGGGAGCCGGCCTTCCTCAG TTTCAGAGCATCACTTTTAAGagaattcaattaaattttcCCTTCTTCCGGAGTGACAG GGACAAGCGAGACTTTGTGTCTGCTGGTGCTGCCGCTGGAGTCGCTGCTGCCTTTGGTGCTCCTATCGGAGGGACCCTGTTCAGCCTGGAGGAGGGCTCCTCTTTCTGGAACCAGGCCCTCACTTGGAAAGTG CTATTTTGCTCAATGTCTGCTACATTCACCCTCAACTTTTTCCGTTCTGGGATCAACTTCAACAAGTGGGGTTCCTTCCAGCTGCCTGGCCTGCTCAACTTTGGAGAGTTTAAG TGTTCCGATGGAGACAAAAACTGCCACTTGTGGACTGCAGTAGACCTGGCCTTCTTTGTCTTGATGGGGTTAGTGGGTGGCCTCTTGGGGGCGCTGTTCAACTGCATGAACAAAAACCTGTCCAAGTATCGCATGAGACACATCCACCCCAAGGCCAAGTTTATCAG AGTTTTAGAGAGCCTtctggttgccatggtgacgacgGTGGTGGTCTTCGCCGCATCCATGTTGTTGGGCGAATGCAGGGACTTGTACTCTCCTACAGGCCATAACAACACG ctttcTGTTGGTGAGGATATCAACTCAACCCTCCGCCAGTACTTCTGCTCCAACAAGACGTATAACGACATGGCCACATTGTTCTTCAACCCGCAGGAGGCTGCCATCCACCAGCTTTTCCACCAGGATG GTACCTTCAGCCCCGTGACTCTGTCAGTGTTCTTCCTGCTTTACTTCCTGTTGGCCTGTTGGACCTACGGCGTGTCAGTACCCAGTGGTCTCTTCGTCCCTTCACTGCTGTGTGGGGCCGCATTTGGACGTTTGGTTGCCAACATCCTAAAAGT AAAACTGGGAATGGACATTTACGCTGGGACGTTTGCTCTCATTGGAGCTGCTGCATTCCTCGGAGGTGTCGTCAGGATGACCATCAGCCTTACGGTCATCCTCATTGAATCCACTAATGAAATCACATATGGACTCCCTATTATGATCACCCTAATG GTTGCAAAATGGACGGGGGATTTGTTCAACAAGGGCATCTATGACATTCACATCCAGTTGAAAGGAGTGCCACTTCTGGAGTGGGAGACTGAGGTTGAGCTGGACAA GCTGACTGCAAGCGACATAATGGAGCCCAACCTCACCTACGTATACCCTCACACCCGGGTCCAATCTCTAGTCAGCATCTTGCGCACCACCATTTACCACGCCTTCCCTGTGGTCACCGAAAATCGGCCAAACGAGCAGGACTTCATGAAGGGCAACATCCTTGTCAGCAACAACATCCACTTCAAG AAATCCAGCGTGGTATCACGTGCGAGTGAGCAGAGACGACGCTGCCAATCCATGAAGTCGTACCCCTCCAGCGAACTGAGGAATGTTTGTGACGAGCAGCGTGCCGCCGTGGAGCCGGCGGAGGAGGGAGAGGACCTCCTGCAGCAGATGTTGGAGAGGAG GCATATGCCCTACCCCAACCTGTGCCCAGACCAATCCCCCAGTGAGGAGTGGACAATGGAGGAGCGTTTTCGGCCGCTCACCTTCCACGGTCTCATCCTGCGCTCTCAACTGGTCAATCTGCTCATGAGAGGCGTGTGCTATTCTGAAAACCAGCCG AGTGCCACACAGCCCAGATTGACCTACGCAGAGATGACTGAAGATTACCCTCGTTTCCCTGATATCCACGACTTGGACCTGACCCAGCTCAGTCCCCGCATGATTGTG GATGTCACTCCCTACATGAACCCGTGTCCCTATACGGTGTCACCAAACACTCGCATCTCGCAGGTATTTAACCTGTTCAGAACAATGGGCCTACGGCATTTACCTGTGGTCAACGCTGTAGGAGAG ATTGTTGGTATAATCACAAGACATAATTTAACACATGAATTCCTTGTGGCCAAACTGCGACAGCACTACATCACTATTTAA